In Gadus chalcogrammus isolate NIFS_2021 chromosome 13, NIFS_Gcha_1.0, whole genome shotgun sequence, a single genomic region encodes these proteins:
- the dag1 gene encoding LOW QUALITY PROTEIN: dystroglycan (The sequence of the model RefSeq protein was modified relative to this genomic sequence to represent the inferred CDS: inserted 2 bases in 2 codons), with product MFSFFLSQIVETGKESLPRWLKWKAASRTLQGLPLEEDRGVYYISVSVSNHTETSSPSPTEFFSVEVHPEDFLDVDPSQLALNQASGVDDSGLPFVCGNEEPVTVLTVILDADLTKMSSEQRVALLADMRSFSGVELQNMRILPVVNNRLFDMSAFMAGPGNAKKVVENGALVSWKLGCSLDQGSVPNIHSVQKPAKEGAMSAKLGYPVVGWHIANKKPHIPKRVRRALNNTPTPLLTVVPPTSVVEPPVRIVPTLSSPAIAGPTDSSAPPVRGPVPLPGKPTIRIRDSVVHTPTVVPPLPTRVMETTSSVLIQPTMTRPTFVEATATPAPPRKPTKKPKKPKTTPVPREPKVTTMKPTRRTTPSSGIAPDPNNEKPVLRNPIDQVNALVGTYFEVKIPSDTFFDKEDGTTDKLRLTLRQNHNEVVGEDSWIQFNTTSQLLYGLPEAQHIGKHEYFMQAADKGSLNAIDAFEVRVNRWPANDKSPVTFTVRLDGEPRSVTNDIHKKILLVKRLAYALGDRNSSTVSLRNITKGSIVVEWTNSSLPQYPCPREQITMMSQKLADADGRPVQSFKNAMSPEFRPLDVKVRGRASCNTYSFIPPGEIDIPEPAAVTPALGTGRQSTDDVYLHTVIPAVVVAAILLIAGIXAMICYRKKRKGKLTIEDQATFIKKGVPIIFADELDDSKPPPSSSMPLILQEEKPPXPPPEYPNMASPETTPLNHEMLGEYTALRDEDPNAPPYQPPPPFTTPMEGKGSRPKNMTPYRSPPPYVPP from the exons ATGTTttcgttctttctctctcagatTGTTGAGACCGGCAAGGAGTCTCTACCAAGATGGCTGAAGTGGAAAGCGGCCAGCCGGACGCTACAGGGTCTCCCTCTGGAGGAAGACAGGGGCGTCTACTAcatctccgtctccgtctccaaCCACACCGAGacctcctcgccctcccccaCAGAGTTCTTCTCCGTGGAGGTGCACCCCGAAGACTTCCTGGACGTGGACCCGAGCCAGCTGGCGCTGAACCAGGCCAGCGGCGTGGACGACAGCGGCCTGCCGTTTGTCTGCGGCAATGAGGAGCCCGTGACAGTGCTGACGGTCATCCTGGACGCCGACCTGACCAAGATGAGCTCCGAGCAGCGGGTGGCCCTGCTGGCCGACATGAGGAGCTTCTCGGGCGTGGAGCTCCAGAACATGAGGATCCTCCCCGTGGTGAACAACCGGCTGTTCGACATGTCCGCCTTCATGGCGGGGCCGGGAAACGCCAAGAAG GTGGTGGAGAACGGAGCTCTCGTGTCCTGGAAACTGGGCTGCTCCCTGGACCAGGGCAGTGTCCCGAACATCCACAGCGTCCAGAAGCCGGCTAAAGAAGGCGCCATGTCGGCCAAGCTGGGCTACCCCGTCGTGGGCTGGCACATCGCAAACAAGAAGCCCCACATCCCCAAGCGGGTCAGGCGCGCCCTGAACAACACCCCGACACCCCTGTTGACCGTGGTCCCCCCGACCAGCGTCGTGGAGCCCCCGGTGAGGATCGTCCCGACGCTGTCTTCTCCCGCCATCGCCGGGCCCACCGACAGCTCCGCCCCCCCCGTGAGAGGGCCCGTCCCCCTGCCTGGCAAACCCACCATCCGGATCCGGGACTCCGTGGTCCACACCCCGACGGTGGTCCCGCCTCTGCCGACCAGAGTGATGGAGACCACCAGCTCTGTTCTCATCCAGCCCACCATGACCCGGCCTACGTTCGTGGAGGCCACGGCCACCCCGGCCCCTCCGAGGAAGCCCACCAAGAAGCCCAAGAAGCCCAAGACCACCCCTGTCCCGAGGGAACCCAAGGTGACCACGATGAAGCCGACCAGGCGCACCACCCCGTCGTCCGGCATCGCGCCCGATCCCAACAACGAGAAGCCCGTCCTGCGTAACCCCATCGACCAGGTCAACGCCCTGGTGGGCACCTACTTCGAGGTGAAGATCCCCTCGGACACGTTCTTCGACAAGGAGGACGGCACCACGGACAAGCTGCGTCTGACGCTGAGGCAGAACCACAACGAGGTGGTGGGCGAGGACTCCTGGATCCAGTTCAACACCACCAGCCAGCTGCTCTACGGCCTGCCGGAGGCCCAGCACATCGGCAAACACGAGTACTTCATGCAGGCGGCGGACAAAGGCAGCCTGAACGCCATCGACGCCTTCGAGGTCCGGGTGAACCGCTGGCCCGCCAACGACAAGAGCCCCGTCACGTTCACGGTCCGCCTGGACGGCGAGCCGCGCTCCGTGACCAACGACATCCACAAGAAGATCCTGCTGGTCAAGAGGCTGGCGTACGCGCTGGGAGACCGCAACAGCAGCACGGTGAGCCTGAGGAACATCACCAAGGGCTCCATCGTGGTGGAGTGGACCAACAGCAGCCTGCCGCAGTACCCCTGCCCCCGCGAGCAGATCACCATGATGAGCCAGAAGCTGGCCGACGCCGACGGAAGGCCTGTCCAGAGCTTCAAGAACGCCATGAGCCCCGAGTTCAGACCGCTGGACGtcaaggtgagagggagggccaGCTGCAATACCTACTCCTTCATCCCACCGGGAGAGATCGACATCCCCGAGCCCGCTGCCGTGACGCCGGCCCTGGGCACGGGTCGCCAGAGCACGGACGACGTCTACCTGCACACGGTCATCCCCGCCGTGGTGGTGGCGGCCATCTTGCTCATCGCCGGCA ATGCCATGATCTGCTACCGCAAGAAACGGAAGGGCAAGCTGACCATCGAGGACCAGGCCACCTTCATCAAGAAGGGCGTGCCCATCATCTTCGCCGATGAGCTGGACGACTCCAAGCCCCCGCCCTCGTCCAGCATGCCGCTGATCCTGCAGGAGGagaagcccc ctccccccccggagTACCCCAACATGGCCTCCCCCGAGACCACCCCCCTCAACCACGAGATGCTGGGGGAGTACACCGCCCTGAGAGATGAGGACCCCAACGCGCCGCCGtaccagccccctccccccttcaccaCCCCCATGGAGGGAAAGGGGTCCCGGCCAAAGAACATGACCCCCTACAGATCGCCACCCCCCTACGTGCCCCCCTAA